The Oncorhynchus keta strain PuntledgeMale-10-30-2019 chromosome 28, Oket_V2, whole genome shotgun sequence DNA segment GTTCACTCTGGATACAAGACAGAGAAATGTGGCTACCATCAGAGCTCCCCAAGCTCCATCTTCTGTGAGTCTCTCTGCTCCATCCTGAAGCCCAACAGGAGGCTTACCTACATGGGCCAGACTCATCACCACCCAGTTCCCCTCAGAGGAAGGACGGAACGTAACTAAAACCACCAGAGAGCTGACAGATGAGATACCTGACATGCAGAAGTTTGGAAATGTGCTGGAATCTCCACTTATCCCAAAAGAAGAAGCTATCACACCAGCTCCATTAtgtaaaaacgtttttttttaatgTACAATTTTATAACATGACAATCAACAGGACACAAACAGGAGGCAAATTGTCAGTTTGATTTCATAAATACACTAAGATGTACAATGGTCACTGCATTAATTCAAGTCTTTTACATTTCAGACAACAGAGTGCGTCCAAAGTATTTACACATGTACAGTTCTCAGGTTGCAATTAACCAAAGCAAGGCATGAACaccacagagaacgagagagggagggagaacacgAGAAGGGTCATTTCAAAAAGCCTTGACCTCACACAAACATGACTActctgggatagggttaggggGCGGGACAGAGCTGGCTCCCCTCGCCTTGCGTTCATAGTTGACAAGCCGCTGGCCAACCAGGTACCTGCAGGAAAggcagagagggaacaggggagaaaaGAGTCATGTCAATCACAATACTAGAGCACTTACAAAGTTTGTGTGTCAGCAGCTGATCAAGACCTTGAATAGTTAAATCGGGTGTGGTAGTCTTGGCCGAAACAAAACCCTGCATAAGCTGAAGctccccaggaccagggttgtaCTATCACTGAATGAACAGGCCAGATATGGAGATAAGGGTGGGTGGTTACTTGTCGTTCTTGATGTGTTCGTAAAGGCGTTTGAACTGTCGTATCTGGAAGGAGAGGATGCCGATGATGGACACCACCATCAGGAGGAACGGATAGATCCTCCTCTGTATCAGAATCTGCATCTCGGGAGTCACACCTGATACACCAGGAGGGGTCCAGTGTTAttagcacacacgcacacacacacacacacacacacacacacacacacacacacacacacacacacacacacacacacacacacaaacacgactGACCTACGGTAGGTACGACCCCGGCTGCTATGACGTaggggacacacagggacagcagCAGCACTGAGATGACAGGGGCAGCCAGCTTACGGATAATGAAATGGAGGTCGATGTTCCTGATGCCGTTAGCATACACCTGACAGGAGGAGAGGTGGCAATGTTACCCCTCACTGGTCACTTTACACAGTATCAAAAGGTTAAAGGCTATATTGATCATGTAGAGGGAGTGGACATGTCTCATTGGTTTCCACAGGTTCAATTACAGTCACAATGTAAGCTGGGTAAACAGTGTGAGATTGAGAATTCTAATTCTATTAGGTTAAGGCAGTGTTGTCTTTTTTAGGAACTCAGTCTGGCTTTCAGATTACTCTTAAATTGTAAATGGTAGAATGTCATTTTTAAATTGGGTTGTGCATCAACAGTTTTCCTCGTCATGTCAGTCTACCTTAGAGGTATTTTTAACTTGTCAGAAATGCCCAGATCAACTAGACCATGTCAGCGAATGGTTTTTAGCCCATAGATTTTGTtctaatgtttgagtcactcaaatatcatATGAATAGACATTAGACATGTCAAGATGTATAGAACTGGAAGGAAATTAGCTTCAAAACAGCAAAATGATCTCTGCACCCCATGACAAACTGTTTAGAATTACAGAAAATAAGCTTTTTCTCTCTGCCAACAAGAGCGGTGTGAACAGTTTTgagtcatgaacagtgcttgtgcccatagaaatagatgtggcacgggatgttccccaatgctggaagaaACGCCAGGGTTAAGGAATAATGACGTGGAATAAGGTAACACACCTGTTCTATGACAGACTTTAACCACCACTGGGGACCCATGAGTGTGATGGCAGCGATGATTTTGGCATGGAGCACCCCCAGAGCccagtcctacacacacacacacacacacacacacacacacacacacacacacacacacacacacacacacacacacacacacacacacaatgagttTCACGGTTTAAAATACACTGATCACTACTATTACATTGTAGCTCTCTAACACACTCAGTACCTGCCAGGGGTAGAAGAGAGGTGTCTGGTCCAGAGGAACGCGTAGAGGAGCAACGATGACCAGCTCAAACAGCAGGCCCAGCAGTAGAGGAATAACACCTGCCACCAGCAATGCTACTACCAGAGTCTTCAGAATctacacaaacccacacacaaaATTAAAGGCACGAGATGATCGGATGTTGAAATATTACCTAAAGTATCTTGGCATGGACATCTCGGCCTTGGACACACAGCCACATAAAAGGTATCCATCCAGCCACCTTCATAATGAGTACAGCCTACCATATCTTTGTCCACATACAGTTCCAGCAGAGAGTAGGTCTTACCATGAGAGTCCACTCCTGGACTTTGATCATGATGATGGTGCGTCCCTGGGGCATCCAGGCCAACAGCACGGTGGCACCGCGGATGGACAGCCAGCACACGTACAGACCACACGCTGCTGTATACAGCTCATGGATCTTAGAGCTACCCGTCCAGAACGACATCAGCCAACGGCCCgtaaacactacagtacacagatGGGCTTCAGATACTTATGAAacagatatacagtgcattcggaaagtattcagaccccttgactttccacattttgttacgttacagccttattctggaTGACCTTTTTTTAATCCTAAACAATCTcaacacaatacctcataattctAAAATGgtataaatgtgtttttttccctcatcaatctacacgcaatactcagtactttgttgaagtacctttggcagcgattacagcctggagtcttcttgggtatgatgctacaagcttggcacatctgtatgaggagtttctcccattcttctctgcagatcctcttaagctccgTCAGGTAGGATGGGGatagtcgctgcacagctattctcaggtctctccagagatgttcttatcgggttcaagtctgggctctggctgggacactcaaggacattcagagacttgtcccgaagccactcctgcgttgtcttcgctgtgtgcttagggtcgttgtcctgttggaaggtgaaccttcaccccagtctgaggtcctgagtgctctggagcaggttttcatcaaggatctctctgttctttgctccattcatctttgtcttgatcctgactagtcttccagtctctgccactgaaaaacatccccacagcacaatgctgccaccaccatgcttcaccgtagggatggtgtcaggtttcctccagaggtgacgcttggcattcaggccaaacagttcagacttggtttcatcagaccagagaaacttgtttctcatggtctgagaatctttaGGTGGTTTTTGGCAtattccaagtgggctgtcatgtgccttttacactgaggagtggctccagtctggccactctaccataaaggcctgattggtagcatgctgcagagatggttgtcctcctggaaagttctcccatctccacagatgaactctagagctctgtcagagtgaccatcgggttcttggtcagggaggtgaccaaggcccttctccctcgattgctcactttggctgggcggccagctctacgAAGTCTTGGtgttcttcaatgctgcagaaatgttttggtacgcttccccagatctgtgcctcgacacaatcctgtcttggagctctacagacaattccttcgacctcatagcttggtttttgctctgacatgcactgtcaactgtgggaccttatatagacaggtgtgtgcttttccaaatcatgtccaatcaatttaaatttaccacaggtggactctaatcaagttgtagaaacatctcaaggatgatccatggaaacaggatgcacctaagatcaatttcgagtctcatagcaaagggtctgaatacttatgtaaataaggtatcggTTTTTCATTTGTAATACaattgctaacatttctaaaaaactgtttttgctttctcattatggggtagtgtgtggaTTGATGGggaagaaaatgtatttaatacattttagaataaggctgtaatgtaacaaaatgttctAGACATTCAGGGTAGAAAAAGGGCATACAATACATTTCCTAGCTCGAGATGAATCAATTATACTCATTTGATTTAAAttaagaaacatgtcaaatgtggcagctagcctagtggttaggagcgttgggccagtaaccgaaaggtcactggttcgaatccccgagctgattaGGTGAATAATCTGTCTatgtgcccctgagcaaggcacttccccgagctaacaaggtacaaatctgtcgttctgcccctgaacaggcagttaacccactgttcctaggccgttattgaaaataagaatttgttcttaactgacttgcctagttaaataaaggtaaaaaaaaagagATCCCTAATTGCtttggataagagcttctgctaaaaaTGATAAAAATGAATCAATAAATAATGGAGTGTGTCCATCACCATGTCTCACCTGGTAACGTCAGACACACCAGGCTGGCCACCAGCAGAGTGACACACATAAAGCCTATCAGCAAGACGATCTACAGACAGGAGGAAAGAGACAAATTATAGGGGGGACTTTTCCTGAAGTGGTAGGGCTGGAAGCCTCTAGGTCCACCTGCTGTAATGTGTGACTCACCCTAAAGGGGAAGCGTAGAGGGCGTTGGTAGGGTTGGAAGCCTATAGGTCCACCCTGCTGTAATATGGCCTGATGGGCTGCATGAAGCCCTTCCCCCACAACATGGGCGGggttgttgttatggtgaccggGAGCaggattgttgttgttgttgacaggctGGTTGGCCTCATTGTCTTCCTGTTCACCCAGCAGGTAAGAGTGGAGGTCTCTTGaagtgggggagggaggaggacaagaGAGGGAAATGAGGAGAGAGTTAATAAATATATACTATACTGTTtgggagtgtgtgtatatatatatatatatatatatataagtgtgAATATGCAGTGCAGGGATCATCAACAAGATTCAGCCGCTGGCCGATTcgttcttgagcggatggtcagggtgcCAGAACATGTAGACTGCAAATTGGCCACAAGACGGCCAAACAGACTAAATATTTTACTAAAACATTATTTCAAACCTAACATTTGTATATGGTCAcggtgccttctgaaagtattcagacccattgactttttccacattttgttacagccatattctaaaatgtattattattattattattattttaaatgtccgcatcaatctacacacgataccccataatgacaaagcaaaaacaggtttaggcATTTTTGCTAATTAGTCAAATAAAAAAAACGAAATATCACAtgaacataagtattcagatcctttacacagtactttattgaagcacctttggcagcaatttgTTTTCATACATACAAACCATCGGCAGGCCAACAAGTTCAATCTTgattttatcagaccagagaatcttgtttctcatgttctgagaatctttaggtgccttttggcaaactccaagcgggctgtgatgtgccttttactgaggagtggcttcagtctggccactctaccataaaggtctgattggtggagtgctgcagagatggttgtccttgaaggttctcccatctccacagaggaaccctagagatctgtcagagtgaccatcaggcagtggtgtaaaaagtacacaattgtcatacttgagtaaaagtaaaaagataccttaatagaaagtcacccagtaaaatactacttgagtaaaattctaaaagtatttggttttaaatatacttaagttcttaaattccttatattaagcaaaccagtaGGCAcaatcttttattttatttacagatagccagggacacactccaacactcagacatcatttacaaactaagcatgtgtttagtgtgtcagatcagaggcagtagggatgaacaggaatgttctcttgataagtgtgtgaattggaccatgttctgtcctgctgagcatttaaaatgtaacgagtacttttgggtatcagggaaaatgtatggagtaaaaagtacataattttcatTAGGAACGTAgtagagtaaaagtaaaagttgtccaaaatattaatagtaaagtaaagtacagatatcccaaaaaactacttaagaagtactttattttttactaaagtactttacaccacttgccatcgggttcttggtcacctccctgaccaaggcccttctccccagattgctcagtttggcagaggcggtcagctctaggaagagtcttggtggttcccaacttcttccatttaagaatgatggaagccactgtcaactgtgtgacctcgcatagacaggcgtgtgcctttccaaatcatgtctaatcaattaaacttaccacaggtggactacaatcaagttctagaaacatctcaaggatgatcaatggaaacaggatgcacctgagctcaattgagtctcatagcaaagtgtctgaatacttaagtgaataatatattttttattttgaaaaatctgtttttgctttgtcattatgaggtattgtgtttagattgttTAGGATTAAAAAAAGGTCAtccagaataaggctgtaacgtaacaaaatgtggaaaaagtcaaggggtctgaatactttccgaaggcacagtATCTCTTTCTATTActtgtgggaatactttggaaccaATTTCCTGGTATTTTACAGTCTTCAATGTCCAAgaatatattttagcaattatatGAAATCACTGCCAGTTGGGATACCCTGAATTAGTGTCTAAGTGTGTATAGACTTACAGTAGGTACCCTGAAGTAGTGTCTAAGTGTGTATAGACTTACAGTAGGTACCCTGAAGTAGTGTCTAAGTGTGTATAGAGGTATGTATAGACTTACAGTAGGTATCCTGAAGTATTGTCTAAGTGTGTATAGACTTACAGTAGGTACCCTGAAGTAGTGTCTAAGTGTGTATAGACTTACAGTAGGTACCCTGAAGTAGTGTCTAAGTGTGTATAGAAGTATGTATAGACTTACAGTAGGTACCCTGAAGTATTGTCTAAGTGTGTATAGACTTACAGTAGGTACCCTGAAGTAGTGTCTAAGTGTGTATAGAAGTATGTATAGACTTACAGTAGGTACCCTGAAGTATTGTCTAAGTGTGTATAGACTTACAGTAGGTACCCTGAAGTAGTGTCTAAGTGTGTATAGACTTACAGTAGGTACCCTGAAGTAGTGTCTAAGTGTGTATAGAAGTATGTATAGACTTACAGTAGGTACCCTGAAGTATTGTCTAAGTGTGTATAGACTTACAGTAGGTACCCTGAAGTAGTGTCTAAGTGTGTATAGAAGTATGTATAGACTTACAGTAGGTACCCTGAAGTATTGTCTAAGTGTGTATAGACTTACAGTAGGTACCCTGAAGTAGTGTCTAAGTGTGTATAGACTTACAGTAGGTACCCTGAAGTAGTGTCTAAGTGTGTATAGAAGTATGTATAGACTTACAGTAGGTACCCTGAAGTATTGTCTAAGTGTGTATAGACTTACAGTAGGTACCCTGAAGTAGTGTCTAAGTGTGTATAGACTTACAGTAGGTACCCTGAAGTAGTGTCTAAGTGTGTATAGAAGTATGTATAGACTTACAGTAGGTACCCTGAAGTATTGTCTAAGTGTGTATAGACTTACAGTAGGTACCCTGAAGTAGTGTCTAAGTGTGTATAGACTTACAGTAGGTACCCTGAAGTAGTGTCTAAGTGTGTATAGAAGTATGTATAGACTTACAGTAGGTACCCTGAAGTATTGTCTAAGTGTGTATAGACTTACAGTAGGTACCCTGAAGTAGTGTCTAAGTGTGTATAGACTTACAGTAGGTACCCTGAAGTAGTGTCTAAGTGTGTATAGAAGTATGTATAGACTTACAGTAGGTACCCTGAAGTATTGTCTAAGTGTGTATAGACTTACAGTAGGTACCCTGAAGTAGTGTCTAAGTGTGTATAGACTTACAGTAGGTACCCTGAAGTAGTGTCTAAGTGTGTATAGACTTACAGTAGGTACCCTGAAGTAGTGTCTAAGTGTGTATAGAAGTATGTATAGACTTACAGTAGGTACCCTGAAGTATTGTCTAAGTGTGTATAGACTTACAGTAGGTACCCTGAAGTAGTGTCTAAGTGTGTATAGACTTACAGTAGGTACCCTGAAGTAGTGTCTAAGTGTGTATAGAAGTATGTATAGACTTACAGTAGGTACCCTGAAGTATTGTCTAAGTGTGTATAGACTTACAGTAGGTACCCTGAAGTAGTGTCTAAGTGTGTATAGAGGTATGTATAGACTTACAGTAGGTATCCTGAAGTATTGTCTAAGTGTGTATAGACTTACAGTAGGTACCCTGAAGTAGTGTCTAAGTGTGTATAGACTTACAGTAGGTACCCTGAAGTAGTGTCTAAGTGTGTATAGAAGTATGTATAGACTTACAGTAGGTATCCTGAAGTAGTGTCTAAGTGTGTATAGAAGTATGTATAGACTTACAGTAGGTATCCAGCACTAACAGTCCAGGTCCTGACCAGACCTTTGAGCCACTGCCGTGTGTGACCCTGCTCTAGGAGAGCTGGCAGAACCACCTGCAGCAGCAATAGCTCTAGAGAGAGTTCACTGACTGGGGcatcactggagagagagagagagagagagagctcactgACTGGGGcatcactggagagagagggagagagagagctcactAACTGGGGcatcactggagagagagagagagagggagagagagagagagctcactgACTGGGGcatcactggagagagagagagagagggagagagagagagagagagagctcactgACTGGGGcatcactggagagagagggagagagagagggaaagagagagagagctcactgACTGGGGcatcactggagagagagagagagagctcactgACTGGGGcatcactggagagagagagagagggagagatagagagcttACTGACCGTTGcatcactggagagagagagagagagagagggagagagagagagagagagagagagagctcactgACTGGGGcatcactggagagagagggagagagagagggaaagagagagagagctcactgACTGGGGcatcactggagagagagggagagagagaaggaaagagagagagagctcactgACTGGGGcatcactggagagagagagagagagggagagagagagagagagagagctcactgACTGGGGcatcactggagagagagggagagagagagagagcgagagagctcaCTGACTGGGGcatcactggagagagagggagagagagaaggaaagagagagagagagctcactgACTGGGGcatcactggagagagagggagagagagaaggaaagagagagagagctcactgACTGGGGcatcactggagagagagggagagagagagagggagctcaCTGACTGGGGCatcactgagagagagggagagagagagggagagagagagagctcactgACTGGGGcatcactggagagagagggagagagagagctcactgACTGGGGcatcactggagagagagagagagagagggagagagagagagctcactgACTGGGGcatcactggagagagagggagagagaaagagagagagagagagagagaggacagaggaggggggagaggaaggagacggGAGGGTGTTAGGAAACACTCGCATCCAAATACAAATACACACTgcagctctccaggaccaggggtGGCAACCACTGCTGGCCACAGTTGAGCCACGTAGGTGTACCTGTAGAGGAGGACGTTGTAGGGGAGGAGGGAGTGTACCTGTAGAGGAGGACGTTGTAGGGGAGGAGGGAGTGTACCTGTAGAGGAGGACGTTGTAGGGGAGGAGGGAGTGTACCTGTAGAGGAGGACGTTGTAGGGGAGGAGGGAGTGTACCTGTAGAGGAGGACGTTGTAGGGGAGGAGGGAGTGTACCTGTAGAGGAGGACGTTGTAGGGGAGGAGGGAGTGTACCTGTAGAGGAGGACGTTGTAGGGGAGGAGGGAGTGTACCTGTAGAGGAGGACGTTGTAGGGGAGGAGGGAGTGTacctgtagaggaggagggagtgtacCTGTAGAGGAGGACGTTGTAGGGGAGGAGGGAGTGTACCTGTAGATGAGGACGTTGTAGGGGAGGAAGGAGTGTACCTGTAGAGGAGGACGTTGTAGGGGAGGAAGGAGTGTACCTGTAGAGGAGGACGTTGTAGGGGAGGAAGGAGTGTACCTGTAGAGGAGGACGTTGTAGGGGAGGAGGGAGTGTACCTGTAGAGGAGGGCGTTGTAGGGGAGGGAGTGTACCTGTAGAGGAGGACGTTGTAGGGGAGGAGGGAGTGTACCTGTAGAGGAGGACGTTGTAGGGGAGGAGGGAGTGTACCTGTAGAGGAGGACGTTGTAGGGGAGGAAGGAGTGTACCTGTAGAGGAGGACGTTGTAGGGGAGGAGGGAGTGTACCTGTAGAGGAGGACGTTGTAGGGGAGGAGGGAGTGTACCTGTAGAGGAGGACGTTGTaggggaggaaggcagggaggaAGACCTTTATCATCCTGATGGGCATCCACAGCATCAGGAGGACGATAGAACCAAACACCACCTGGGGGGACAAGAGGAGAGATCAAACACACCTTTAATGATCGGCACATAATCAAAGCAGAGCCAGAGCTGGCATGAAACTACTCGTTAGGAACAATGTaagtctgaaatgtagtgtccaCCAAGTGCTGATCTCAATGTATTGTACCACAGACAGGATGAACCTGCGGATGTGTCTGTAGATGTACGTACCACAGACAGGATGAACCTGCGGATGTGTCTGTAGATGTGCGTACCACAGACAGGATGAACCTGCGGATGTGTCTGTAGATGTGCGTACCACAGACAGGATGAACCTGCGGATGTGTCTGTAGATGTGCGTACCACAGACAGGATGAACCTGCGGATGTGTCTGTAGATGTACGTACCACAGACAGGATGAACCTGCGGATGTGTCTGTAGATAGGTAGGTGGATCATCTCCTGGACTGGGTTGAAGTCTGGATCGTTCAGGTTTCTCAGAAACCACAGGACCCCAGGCCTCAGCACCTGACCCAACACAGCAACTCATCAACACACTAACAATGCAGTCAATGAGAAGGTCTCCAATgtcaccctatatagtgcactgctttatttttataataataaaacatttaaggGGTTTTATGTATTTTATTAAGATAGGA contains these protein-coding regions:
- the LOC118361661 gene encoding E3 ubiquitin-protein ligase MARCHF6 isoform X45, yielding METADEADICRVCRSEGTPDKPLYHPCVCTGSIKFIHQECLVQWLKHSRKEYCELCKHRFAFTPIYSPDMPPRLPIQDICAGLLTSVGTAIRYWFHYTLVAFAWLGVVPLTACRIYKCLFTGSVSSLLTLPLDMLSTENLLADCLQGCFVVTCSLCAFISLVWLREQIVHGGPPLWLEHHQQPQPNAAGQQPNEAAGAGQGAADDPPAAPPAPAAPPAHNEAEPEPPDGLPEQGEEPELDNEEEGAAAEDADANNGAQDDMNWNALEWDRAAEELTWERMLGLDGSLVFLEHVFWVVSLNTLFILVFAFCPYHIGHFSVVGLGFEEYVQASHFEGLITTIVGYILLAMTLILCHGFAALVRFQRSRRLLGVCYIVVKVSLLVVVEIGVFPLICGWWLDICSLEMFDASLKDRELSFKSAPGTTMFLHWLVGMVYVFYFASFILLLREVLRPGVLWFLRNLNDPDFNPVQEMIHLPIYRHIRRFILSVVVFGSIVLLMLWMPIRMIKVFLPAFLPYNVLLYSDAPVSELSLELLLLQVVLPALLEQGHTRQWLKGLVRTWTVSAGYLLDLHSYLLGEQEDNEANQPVNNNNNPAPGHHNNNPAHVVGEGLHAAHQAILQQGGPIGFQPYQRPLRFPFRIVLLIGFMCVTLLVASLVCLTLPAHLCTVVFTGRWLMSFWTGSSKIHELYTAACGLYVCWLSIRGATVLLAWMPQGRTIIMIKVQEWTLMILKTLVVALLVAGVIPLLLGLLFELVIVAPLRVPLDQTPLFYPWQDWALGVLHAKIIAAITLMGPQWWLKSVIEQVYANGIRNIDLHFIIRKLAAPVISVLLLSLCVPYVIAAGVVPTVGVTPEMQILIQRRIYPFLLMVVSIIGILSFQIRQFKRLYEHIKNDKYLVGQRLVNYERKARGASSVPPPNPIPE
- the LOC118361661 gene encoding E3 ubiquitin-protein ligase MARCHF6 isoform X21; translated protein: METADEADICRVCRSEGTPDKPLYHPCVCTGSIKFIHQECLVQWLKHSRKEYCELCKHRFAFTPIYSPDMPPRLPIQDICAGLLTSVGTAIRYWFHYTLVAFAWLGVVPLTACRIYKCLFTGSVSSLLTLPLDMLSTENLLADCLQGCFVVTCSLCAFISLVWLREQIVHGGPPLWLEHHQQPQPNAAGQQPNEAAGAGQGAADDPPAAPPAPAAPPAHNEAEPEPPDGLPEQGEEPELDNEEEGAAAEDADANNGAQDDMNWNALEWDRAAEELTWERMLGLDGSLVFLEHVFWVVSLNTLFILVFAFCPYHIGHFSVVGLGFEEYVQASHFEGLITTIVGYILLAMTLILCHGFAALVRFQRSRRLLGVCYIVVKVSLLVVVEIGVFPLICGWWLDICSLEMFDASLKDRELSFKSAPGTTMFLHWLVGMVYVFYFASFILLLREVLRPGVLWFLRNLNDPDFNPVQEMIHLPIYRHIRRFILSVVRTSTDTSAGSSCLWYAHLQTHPQVHPVCGGVWFYRPPDAVDAHQDDKGLPPCLPPLQRPPLQVHSLLPYNVLLYRYTPSSPTTSSSTGTLPPPLQRPPLQVHSLLPYNVLLYRYTPSSPTTSSSTGTLLPPLQRPPLQVHSLLPYNVLLYSDAPVSELSLELLLLQVVLPALLEQGHTRQWLKGLVRTWTVSAGYLLDLHSYLLGEQEDNEANQPVNNNNNPAPGHHNNNPAHVVGEGLHAAHQAILQQGGPIGFQPYQRPLRFPFRIVLLIGFMCVTLLVASLVCLTLPAHLCTVVFTGRWLMSFWTGSSKIHELYTAACGLYVCWLSIRGATVLLAWMPQGRTIIMIKVQEWTLMILKTLVVALLVAGVIPLLLGLLFELVIVAPLRVPLDQTPLFYPWQDWALGVLHAKIIAAITLMGPQWWLKSVIEQVYANGIRNIDLHFIIRKLAAPVISVLLLSLCVPYVIAAGVVPTVGVTPEMQILIQRRIYPFLLMVVSIIGILSFQIRQFKRLYEHIKNDKYLVGQRLVNYERKARGASSVPPPNPIPE
- the LOC118361661 gene encoding E3 ubiquitin-protein ligase MARCHF6 isoform X8; protein product: METADEADICRVCRSEGTPDKPLYHPCVCTGSIKFIHQECLVQWLKHSRKEYCELCKHRFAFTPIYSPDMPPRLPIQDICAGLLTSVGTAIRYWFHYTLVAFAWLGVVPLTACRIYKCLFTGSVSSLLTLPLDMLSTENLLADCLQGCFVVTCSLCAFISLVWLREQIVHGGPPLWLEHHQQPQPNAAGQQPNEAAGAGQGAADDPPAAPPAPAAPPAHNEAEPEPPDGLPEQGEEPELDNEEEGAAAEDADANNGAQDDMNWNALEWDRAAEELTWERMLGLDGSLVFLEHVFWVVSLNTLFILVFAFCPYHIGHFSVVGLGFEEYVQASHFEGLITTIVGYILLAMTLILCHGFAALVRFQRSRRLLGVCYIVVKVSLLVVVEIGVFPLICGWWLDICSLEMFDASLKDRELSFKSAPGTTMFLHWLVGMVYVFYFASFILLLREVLRPGVLWFLRNLNDPDFNPVQEMIHLPIYRHIRRFILSVVRTSTDTSAGSSCLWYAHLQTHPQVHPVCGTHIYRHIRRFILSVVVFGSIVLLMLWMPIRMIKVFLPAFLPYNVLLYRYTPSSPTTSSSTGTLPPPLQRPPLQVHSLLPYNVLLYRYTPSSPTTSSSTGTLPPPLQRPPLQVHSLLPYNVLLYSDAPVSELSLELLLLQVVLPALLEQGHTRQWLKGLVRTWTVSAGYLLDLHSYLLGEQEDNEANQPVNNNNNPAPGHHNNNPAHVVGEGLHAAHQAILQQGGPIGFQPYQRPLRFPFRIVLLIGFMCVTLLVASLVCLTLPAHLCTVVFTGRWLMSFWTGSSKIHELYTAACGLYVCWLSIRGATVLLAWMPQGRTIIMIKVQEWTLMILKTLVVALLVAGVIPLLLGLLFELVIVAPLRVPLDQTPLFYPWQDWALGVLHAKIIAAITLMGPQWWLKSVIEQVYANGIRNIDLHFIIRKLAAPVISVLLLSLCVPYVIAAGVVPTVGVTPEMQILIQRRIYPFLLMVVSIIGILSFQIRQFKRLYEHIKNDKYLVGQRLVNYERKARGASSVPPPNPIPE
- the LOC118361661 gene encoding E3 ubiquitin-protein ligase MARCHF6 isoform X15 — protein: METADEADICRVCRSEGTPDKPLYHPCVCTGSIKFIHQECLVQWLKHSRKEYCELCKHRFAFTPIYSPDMPPRLPIQDICAGLLTSVGTAIRYWFHYTLVAFAWLGVVPLTACRIYKCLFTGSVSSLLTLPLDMLSTENLLADCLQGCFVVTCSLCAFISLVWLREQIVHGGPPLWLEHHQQPQPNAAGQQPNEAAGAGQGAADDPPAAPPAPAAPPAHNEAEPEPPDGLPEQGEEPELDNEEEGAAAEDADANNGAQDDMNWNALEWDRAAEELTWERMLGLDGSLVFLEHVFWVVSLNTLFILVFAFCPYHIGHFSVVGLGFEEYVQASHFEGLITTIVGYILLAMTLILCHGFAALVRFQRSRRLLGVCYIVVKVSLLVVVEIGVFPLICGWWLDICSLEMFDASLKDRELSFKSAPGTTMFLHWLVGMVYVFYFASFILLLREVLRPGVLWFLRNLNDPDFNPVQEMIHLPIYRHIRRFILSVVRTSTDTSAGSSCLWYAHLQTHPQVHPVCGGVWFYRPPDAVDAHQDDKGLPPCLPPLQRPPLQVHSLLPYNVLLYRYTPSSPTTSSSTGTLPPPLQRPPLQVHSLLPYNVLLYRYTPSSPTTSSSTGTLPPPLQRPPLQVHSLLPYNVLLYSDAPVSELSLELLLLQVVLPALLEQGHTRQWLKGLVRTWTVSAGYLLDLHSYLLGEQEDNEANQPVNNNNNPAPGHHNNNPAHVVGEGLHAAHQAILQQGGPIGFQPYQRPLRFPFRIVLLIGFMCVTLLVASLVCLTLPAHLCTVVFTGRWLMSFWTGSSKIHELYTAACGLYVCWLSIRGATVLLAWMPQGRTIIMIKVQEWTLMILKTLVVALLVAGVIPLLLGLLFELVIVAPLRVPLDQTPLFYPWQDWALGVLHAKIIAAITLMGPQWWLKSVIEQVYANGIRNIDLHFIIRKLAAPVISVLLLSLCVPYVIAAGVVPTVGVTPEMQILIQRRIYPFLLMVVSIIGILSFQIRQFKRLYEHIKNDKYLVGQRLVNYERKARGASSVPPPNPIPE